Proteins from a genomic interval of Elusimicrobiota bacterium:
- the ilvE_2 gene encoding Branched-chain-amino-acid aminotransferase, giving the protein MIVYLNGKWIPENRAFISIQDHGFLYGDGVYETLRVKDGDLLFLKEHLDRLFNSLSKISLEQVYSREKWREILETIVRRNRHKEAVVRLTVTRGVGPHGLDPDLCEKPTVVITSRPYLGYEERLYKKGMTLAIVNVRRNTPEATPPSIKSISCLNSVLAKIESKKVKAHEALMLSDEGFLTEGTISNIFLVKGGQLFTPALDGCQLPGVTRAEVCRLARELTMDVRETKLTAADISLADEIFLTSTLLEVMPVSLVKTTHDASTLFHKRDWPITRRLMICYTSARRKSNRVRGPI; this is encoded by the coding sequence ATGATTGTTTATTTGAACGGAAAATGGATTCCGGAAAACAGAGCCTTTATTTCTATTCAAGATCACGGTTTCCTGTATGGAGATGGGGTTTATGAAACTTTGCGTGTGAAGGACGGCGACCTTTTATTTCTCAAGGAACATCTTGATCGTTTGTTCAATTCTCTCTCAAAAATTTCGTTGGAGCAGGTTTATTCCAGGGAAAAATGGAGAGAAATCTTAGAGACAATCGTTCGGCGCAACCGTCATAAAGAAGCGGTGGTTCGGCTCACCGTTACGCGGGGGGTGGGCCCCCATGGGTTGGACCCCGATCTGTGCGAGAAGCCCACTGTGGTCATCACTTCACGTCCTTACCTCGGATATGAAGAACGGCTGTATAAAAAAGGAATGACCTTGGCGATCGTGAATGTCCGTAGAAACACGCCAGAGGCAACACCTCCCTCCATAAAATCGATCAGTTGTTTGAACAGCGTCTTGGCCAAAATCGAGTCCAAAAAAGTCAAAGCGCATGAAGCCTTGATGCTGTCCGATGAGGGGTTCCTGACCGAAGGCACCATCAGCAATATATTTCTCGTGAAAGGGGGGCAACTTTTTACTCCGGCTTTAGACGGGTGTCAGCTACCAGGAGTGACGCGCGCGGAGGTGTGCCGCTTGGCGCGAGAACTCACTATGGATGTGCGGGAAACAAAATTAACAGCGGCTGACATCTCATTGGCCGATGAAATTTTCCTTACAAGTACGCTTCTGGAAGTGATGCCAGTGAGTCTTGTTAAAACCACCCATGACGCATCCACTCTCTTTCACAAACGAGACTGGCCCATCACGCGAAGGTTGATGATTTGC
- the hemL gene encoding Glutamate-1-semialdehyde 2,1-aminomutase, which produces MGTSKSELLFQNAQKHLVGGVNSPVRSFKAVGGHPRFIQCAKGAYVEDVDGNRFIDFVGSWGPMILGHNPDRVIKAVKEQLDRGTSYGAPCEVEVELAQQIKEALPSIELLRFTSSGTEATMSALRLARAVTKRARILKFEGSYHGHSDGLLVSAGSGATTFGVPSSQGVPDFLAKNTWVLPYNDVEALDVLFTTQGINIAAVILEPVCGNMGVVEPSKEFLNALSKLTKEYGSLLIFDEVMTGFRLGWSGAQGLFNMKPDLTCLGKIIGGGFPVGAFGGRRELMEQIAPMGPVYQAGTLSGNPIAMSAGLATLKSLKSLKPYKTLEKITSDLAVFLRNEGKKKKIPIQVNQVGSMFTVFFTSGVVDSYLSAMESDTKAYATFFNSLLEQGVSMPPSQFEAAFVSTEHDAKVMDQAKKIFSEAFSKVARAL; this is translated from the coding sequence ATGGGCACATCAAAATCTGAACTTCTTTTCCAAAACGCTCAAAAACACCTGGTCGGAGGTGTGAATTCTCCCGTTCGGTCTTTTAAAGCGGTGGGAGGGCATCCGCGGTTTATTCAGTGCGCCAAGGGCGCTTATGTCGAAGATGTAGATGGAAACCGATTTATCGATTTCGTTGGTTCTTGGGGGCCTATGATTTTGGGACACAACCCCGATCGGGTCATTAAGGCGGTCAAAGAACAGTTGGACCGGGGCACTTCCTATGGGGCTCCGTGTGAAGTGGAAGTCGAATTGGCGCAACAGATTAAAGAGGCCCTGCCGTCGATTGAGTTGTTGCGGTTTACCAGTTCGGGAACCGAAGCCACCATGTCAGCTTTGCGTTTGGCGCGGGCAGTGACCAAGCGCGCACGGATACTTAAATTTGAGGGAAGCTATCACGGTCATTCGGATGGCTTGTTGGTTTCTGCTGGTTCTGGGGCCACCACGTTTGGAGTGCCGTCCAGTCAAGGTGTCCCGGATTTCCTGGCCAAAAACACCTGGGTTTTGCCCTATAATGATGTCGAGGCTTTGGATGTTTTGTTTACCACGCAAGGAATCAATATTGCGGCGGTGATTCTCGAACCGGTGTGCGGAAATATGGGCGTGGTCGAACCTTCAAAAGAATTTTTGAACGCTCTCTCAAAATTGACAAAGGAATATGGATCTTTGCTGATCTTTGATGAAGTGATGACGGGGTTTCGTTTGGGATGGTCGGGCGCTCAAGGACTCTTCAACATGAAACCCGATCTCACTTGTTTGGGAAAAATCATTGGCGGAGGGTTTCCCGTGGGCGCTTTCGGGGGCCGGCGAGAATTGATGGAACAAATTGCTCCGATGGGGCCGGTGTATCAGGCCGGAACGTTATCTGGAAATCCCATCGCCATGTCGGCGGGTTTGGCCACGTTGAAAAGTTTAAAGTCCTTAAAGCCCTATAAGACACTTGAGAAAATAACCAGTGACCTTGCGGTTTTTTTAAGAAATGAGGGGAAAAAGAAAAAAATTCCTATTCAAGTGAACCAGGTGGGCTCGATGTTTACGGTTTTTTTTACCTCTGGAGTGGTGGATTCATATCTATCCGCCATGGAATCCGACACGAAAGCCTATGCCACTTTTTTCAATTCGCTTTTGGAGCAAGGCGTTTCCATGCCGCCTTCTCAGTTTGAAGCCGCGTTTGTTTCAACGGAGCATGACGCGAAGGTGATGGATCAGGCAAAGAAAATTTTTAGTGAAGCTTTTTCAAAAGTGGCGAGGGCTTTGTGA
- the gph_7 gene encoding Phosphoglycolate phosphatase codes for MIKAVIFDLDNTLVNFMRVKRAAVSGAVEAMIDAGLPVSKDEAIKQVFNMYDREGIEDQRIFDKMLVEKYGQIDYRILAAGVVGYRRAKEGNMVLYPHVRQTVMQLIRMGLKLGLVSDAPRMSAWTRLISLGLDSFFDAVVANEDTGKRKPDPAPFQLALSRLNVKAEDAIMVGDWAERDMVGAKALGMKTAFARYGDDFNTQDAGADFELADIHQLVDIVKRLNERGA; via the coding sequence ATGATTAAGGCTGTTATTTTCGATTTGGACAACACTCTGGTCAACTTCATGCGGGTGAAACGCGCGGCGGTATCGGGGGCTGTGGAAGCCATGATTGATGCGGGGCTTCCTGTCAGCAAAGACGAGGCCATCAAGCAGGTGTTCAATATGTATGACCGGGAAGGCATCGAAGATCAGCGAATTTTTGACAAGATGTTGGTTGAGAAATATGGGCAAATTGATTACCGTATTCTGGCGGCGGGTGTGGTGGGATATCGTCGGGCCAAAGAAGGGAACATGGTGCTCTATCCCCATGTGCGTCAAACGGTGATGCAACTGATTCGCATGGGTCTTAAATTGGGATTGGTGTCAGACGCTCCGCGAATGTCGGCTTGGACTCGTCTCATTTCGTTGGGGCTCGACTCATTTTTCGACGCGGTCGTGGCCAATGAAGATACCGGCAAACGAAAACCCGATCCGGCTCCGTTTCAATTGGCCCTCAGTCGCTTAAATGTGAAGGCAGAAGACGCTATTATGGTGGGAGATTGGGCGGAGCGGGACATGGTGGGGGCCAAAGCTCTGGGAATGAAAACGGCGTTTGCCCGTTATGGAGATGATTTCAACACCCAGGATGCGGGAGCTGATTTTGAATTGGCCGATATCCATCAGTTGGTGGATATCGTTAAACGTCTCAACGAGAGAGGGGCTTGA
- the hemB gene encoding Delta-aminolevulinic acid dehydratase, which translates to MLKTRPRRLRSTPFLRTLIRETHLGPQNLIVPYFVVHGEKVRRPIPSMPGQYQLSVDELVKEAAQLESLGLKAVLLFGLPAKKDARGSQAWSPNGIVQQAVRELKKHFPQLVVMTDLCFCEYTSHGHCGVVKKNKKRERVIDNDTTLKLLGITAVAQAHAGADFVAPSGMMDGAVRAIRLALDQNGHTQTGILAYSAKYASVFYGPFRDAAASAPQFGDRRSYQMDPSNIREAIREIQMDVLEGADMVMVKPALSYLDVIHAVRPELKIPLVAYNVSGEYAMVKAAEKLGWLQGSEKSQAAMEILLSIRRAGADLIISYHALEVARQLRSQKS; encoded by the coding sequence ATGCTTAAAACACGTCCCCGTCGACTTCGCTCCACTCCTTTTTTGAGAACTTTAATCCGGGAGACACATCTTGGACCTCAAAACCTGATCGTTCCTTATTTTGTCGTGCATGGGGAAAAAGTTCGGCGTCCCATTCCTTCCATGCCGGGGCAATATCAACTTTCCGTTGATGAGCTTGTGAAGGAGGCCGCGCAATTGGAGTCGCTCGGCCTAAAGGCGGTTCTACTGTTTGGTTTGCCCGCCAAAAAAGATGCCCGCGGGTCGCAGGCATGGTCTCCCAATGGCATTGTTCAACAAGCGGTTCGGGAACTCAAAAAACATTTTCCTCAGTTGGTGGTTATGACCGATCTGTGCTTTTGTGAATACACCAGTCATGGTCATTGCGGAGTCGTCAAAAAAAATAAAAAGAGAGAGAGGGTCATTGACAATGACACCACTCTAAAATTGCTTGGCATAACCGCGGTCGCGCAGGCCCATGCGGGCGCTGATTTTGTCGCGCCTTCTGGAATGATGGACGGGGCTGTTCGTGCCATTCGCTTGGCTTTGGACCAAAACGGCCACACACAAACCGGAATTCTGGCTTATTCCGCTAAATACGCCAGTGTGTTTTATGGACCTTTTCGCGACGCCGCGGCGTCCGCGCCCCAATTTGGGGATCGACGGTCATATCAAATGGATCCTTCCAACATTCGAGAAGCGATTCGCGAAATTCAAATGGATGTTTTGGAAGGGGCCGATATGGTGATGGTCAAACCCGCCCTTTCTTACTTGGACGTCATTCATGCCGTTCGGCCCGAATTGAAAATTCCACTGGTGGCGTATAACGTTTCCGGGGAATATGCGATGGTTAAAGCCGCGGAAAAGTTGGGGTGGCTGCAAGGTTCAGAAAAATCACAGGCGGCCATGGAAATACTCCTGTCCATTCGTCGAGCGGGTGCGGATCTCATCATCTCCTATCACGCGCTGGAAGTAGCCAGGCAACTCCGTTCTCAGAAAAGCTAA
- the arcB gene encoding Delta(1)-pyrroline-2-carboxylate reductase, which produces MKIGSELLWLSEDDVRSLLTMDEALHGVEAAFRLHGEKQTQMPTKIYLEFDPYGGDLRAMPAYLKGDMAAAGVKIVNSNPSNPSQGLPAVAGIMVFVDPRTGLPLGLFGAGHLTAMRTGAAGGIAARYLARASSSTVGLIGCGRQAETQFAALRKFFPVQRVLVWGKTKQESETFCLEVKKKIGGDDGSPGPEIISVGSVEEACQVDILVTTTPVREPLVKAAWVKPGTHINAIGADAPGKQELEFALVKSARVVVDEWHQASHAGEINVPVAAGQFLKKDLAAQLGEIVTGQKQGRLKDQDITVFDSTGLAIQDVAVSKIIFDKAVKLNKGQVLKIHG; this is translated from the coding sequence GTGAAGATTGGATCCGAGCTGCTTTGGTTGTCCGAGGACGATGTTCGTTCTCTGCTGACGATGGACGAAGCTCTTCATGGGGTTGAAGCGGCTTTTCGATTACACGGAGAAAAACAAACCCAAATGCCCACGAAAATATATTTGGAGTTTGATCCCTACGGAGGAGACCTTCGGGCCATGCCGGCCTATCTCAAGGGCGACATGGCCGCGGCCGGAGTCAAGATTGTGAATTCAAACCCCTCCAATCCAAGCCAGGGGTTGCCGGCGGTGGCGGGAATTATGGTGTTTGTGGACCCTCGAACAGGGTTGCCCTTGGGCCTTTTTGGAGCCGGGCATTTAACCGCTATGCGAACCGGGGCGGCGGGTGGAATTGCCGCCAGATATTTGGCGCGGGCGTCCTCTTCGACGGTGGGTCTGATTGGTTGCGGTCGCCAAGCTGAAACCCAGTTTGCGGCGTTGAGAAAATTCTTCCCGGTTCAGCGAGTGTTGGTGTGGGGGAAAACGAAACAAGAATCTGAGACTTTTTGTTTGGAAGTAAAGAAAAAAATCGGCGGGGATGACGGCTCACCAGGCCCTGAAATTATTTCAGTCGGGTCTGTTGAGGAGGCTTGCCAAGTTGACATCCTTGTGACCACAACTCCTGTACGTGAACCGTTGGTGAAAGCGGCATGGGTCAAGCCGGGCACACACATCAATGCGATCGGGGCCGATGCGCCGGGCAAACAAGAATTGGAATTTGCGCTGGTCAAGTCCGCCCGTGTTGTGGTAGATGAGTGGCACCAAGCCTCTCATGCGGGCGAAATCAATGTTCCAGTCGCCGCCGGTCAATTTCTCAAAAAAGATTTAGCGGCCCAACTGGGTGAAATTGTGACGGGTCAAAAACAAGGGCGCTTGAAGGACCAAGACATTACCGTTTTCGATTCCACAGGGCTGGCCATTCAAGACGTGGCTGTGTCCAAAATTATTTTTGATAAAGCCGTAAAACTTAACAAAGGTCAGGTGTTGAAGATTCATGGTTGA
- the sipP_1 gene encoding Signal peptidase I P produces the protein MKRLLFLALLGAAGAFVFRAMCFEGIYLASESMEPQFPKDMHIMVNKLALLYKKPMRGDVVMFDSPIDPKKGLVKRVVAVEGDTVEIRDKKVYLNGKMIDEPYVQFLNPDTIFNGDNMAPLTIPSETVFVMGDNRDVSGDSRDWRSPSGEPVPFLPLANIKGFVQTKN, from the coding sequence ATGAAGCGACTTCTATTTCTTGCTCTGTTGGGAGCCGCGGGAGCCTTTGTTTTTCGGGCCATGTGTTTTGAAGGAATTTATTTGGCGTCGGAATCGATGGAGCCACAATTCCCCAAGGACATGCACATCATGGTCAATAAATTGGCTCTGCTTTATAAAAAGCCAATGAGAGGTGATGTGGTCATGTTTGATTCTCCCATCGATCCGAAAAAAGGATTGGTGAAACGGGTGGTGGCTGTTGAAGGAGATACGGTCGAAATCCGTGACAAAAAGGTTTATTTGAATGGAAAAATGATTGACGAACCCTATGTTCAATTTTTAAATCCCGATACCATATTTAATGGCGATAATATGGCTCCCCTCACCATTCCATCTGAGACCGTATTTGTAATGGGCGACAACCGCGACGTTTCAGGAGATTCACGAGATTGGAGGTCTCCCTCTGGAGAGCCCGTCCCTTTTTTGCCATTGGCCAATATTAAAGGTTTCGTTCAAACTAAAAATTAA
- the dnaA_1 gene encoding Chromosomal replication initiator protein DnaA gives MAKIDAASGLKPLYSFDQLVVGVHNHVAVAACLEVIKAPGETYNPLFVYGPPGVGKTHMMQAVAHQLLLTNPKFQVKYISAERFMNEILTAISEDRMLDVRRQYSTLDLLIIDDVQYMTESKISQEELFHIFNNLHHANCQVILAADRPPNQLTTLNKNIRSRLEWGLSTDIKIPDEATRIEILKKKQSLNPGVQMTEEMNAFVARNLKTNVRELEGFLKRIHAYVTLSRQTLNMDLVKSVVKEILPEGTPMEMEASAPVAVMPPPPPPAPPPSPVIEKATPVPPPPPVVEKKEANLPFNLLLDTIEDQDLTIPKTAPKIPAPPLPVIPLSPVFEKKIAPPPQPSPPPPVLPPSPPPTAPPPPVAPMPVPTASHAAVPPPSTVVSGNAVPSPMPVEMPTENNDLDSQDAEAMAGVKEICTVFFYPEGAEKELNTVIAKFQDVIKKHKLKFRLKSMHNQPYTYKGKVNVTAFVDVCKANKVPVAIVIGPPLGNMVSQQDFADQLNVTLDVQGISVQLIHWTEISKDYRYLNLSLDIALVRTR, from the coding sequence ATGGCAAAGATTGATGCCGCCTCAGGTTTAAAACCCCTTTACTCATTTGACCAGTTGGTTGTGGGAGTCCACAATCATGTGGCCGTGGCGGCCTGCCTTGAAGTGATAAAAGCGCCTGGAGAAACCTACAACCCCCTCTTTGTCTACGGTCCTCCGGGTGTTGGAAAAACTCACATGATGCAAGCGGTGGCTCACCAGCTGTTGTTGACCAATCCAAAATTCCAAGTGAAATACATTTCAGCTGAGCGGTTCATGAATGAAATTTTGACGGCTATTTCAGAGGACCGTATGTTGGATGTTCGACGTCAATACAGCACACTCGATTTATTGATCATTGATGATGTTCAATACATGACGGAATCCAAGATATCCCAAGAAGAGTTGTTTCACATTTTTAACAATCTTCACCATGCCAATTGCCAGGTCATTTTGGCCGCCGATCGCCCTCCAAATCAATTAACGACCCTCAATAAAAATATTCGTAGTCGTCTGGAATGGGGATTATCGACCGACATTAAAATTCCCGATGAAGCCACTCGGATTGAAATTTTGAAGAAGAAACAGTCACTTAATCCCGGGGTTCAAATGACAGAGGAAATGAATGCCTTTGTGGCGAGGAATTTGAAAACAAACGTCCGGGAACTGGAAGGATTCCTGAAACGAATTCATGCCTATGTAACACTTTCTCGACAGACGTTGAATATGGACCTGGTGAAATCAGTTGTAAAGGAAATATTACCTGAAGGAACACCAATGGAAATGGAGGCTTCTGCCCCGGTAGCGGTCATGCCTCCGCCCCCTCCACCGGCACCACCTCCTTCCCCTGTTATAGAAAAAGCAACTCCCGTTCCACCGCCTCCTCCAGTTGTGGAGAAAAAAGAGGCGAACCTTCCATTTAATTTGCTTTTGGACACCATTGAAGATCAAGATTTGACGATCCCAAAAACGGCCCCTAAAATTCCAGCGCCTCCTCTTCCGGTTATTCCTCTTTCTCCTGTTTTTGAAAAGAAAATCGCACCGCCGCCACAACCTTCTCCGCCGCCTCCTGTTCTCCCACCTTCGCCACCTCCTACTGCCCCACCGCCTCCCGTGGCGCCTATGCCGGTTCCGACTGCCTCACATGCGGCGGTACCCCCACCCTCCACTGTGGTGAGTGGCAATGCCGTGCCCTCTCCTATGCCCGTGGAGATGCCAACTGAGAACAATGATTTGGATTCACAAGATGCGGAAGCCATGGCTGGAGTCAAAGAAATATGCACGGTTTTTTTCTACCCTGAAGGAGCAGAAAAAGAACTCAACACGGTCATAGCCAAGTTCCAAGATGTCATTAAAAAACACAAACTTAAATTCCGACTGAAGAGCATGCACAATCAACCCTACACCTATAAAGGCAAGGTGAATGTCACGGCTTTTGTAGATGTATGCAAAGCCAACAAGGTTCCGGTGGCCATTGTGATTGGGCCTCCGTTGGGCAACATGGTATCTCAGCAGGATTTTGCTGATCAGTTGAATGTGACATTAGATGTGCAAGGTATTTCAGTTCAATTGATCCACTGGACGGAAATTTCGAAAGATTACCGATATCTCAATTTGTCATTGGATATAGCATTGGTGCGAACCCGATGA
- the pabB gene encoding Aminodeoxychorismate synthase component 1 produces MKFSFAGIPQDLLAFWGFLHPDPIHGFFLGPVTPHSSVVYMSAGEPRRIWKCDSKKVGGVLKDISARFHPGLGVPRFFGFLGFNAGRSFDPGLARHSLKPHPLGTPAAFFGDYPHVAQIDFKRNQTILFTQGPSQVTTDIKRKVAIFLKRPFAPSRKIPKHGVGQMHVPSLASFSRQVASAKAAISRGDIYQANLSLRFSGPFKGDTVDYYRRLSLNNPSPYSCLIKWGGACMVSASPELLVRVQGRKVAVRPIAGTRPRSKNPRLDKRRRGQLLLSPKERAEHVMLVDLERNDLGRVCVPGSVEVKDQYQVEKYSHVMHIVSQVEGRLARGRSSVDALQAVFPGGTVTGCPKIKAVELIEDIEGVARGPFYGSAGFFFNNGDAVFNILIRTALIQNKKIYVQAGAGIVADSHPKREYREIMAKAAALLEAIKT; encoded by the coding sequence GTGAAGTTTTCGTTTGCAGGTATTCCTCAGGATCTCTTGGCGTTCTGGGGATTTCTTCACCCTGATCCCATCCATGGTTTCTTCTTGGGTCCCGTAACACCCCACTCTTCCGTTGTTTATATGTCTGCGGGAGAGCCTCGGAGAATTTGGAAATGTGATTCCAAAAAAGTTGGAGGGGTTCTAAAAGACATTTCAGCTCGTTTTCATCCGGGTTTGGGCGTGCCTCGGTTTTTCGGTTTTTTGGGTTTTAATGCAGGACGTTCTTTTGACCCGGGGCTGGCCCGACATTCTCTCAAACCCCATCCCCTGGGGACTCCCGCCGCATTTTTCGGCGATTATCCCCACGTGGCCCAAATAGATTTCAAACGCAATCAAACCATTCTCTTTACACAAGGGCCGTCCCAGGTTACGACCGATATAAAAAGAAAAGTTGCCATCTTTCTGAAACGTCCCTTTGCTCCCAGTCGAAAAATTCCCAAACATGGTGTTGGCCAAATGCATGTGCCCAGCTTGGCGTCTTTTTCGCGGCAGGTGGCTTCGGCCAAGGCGGCCATCTCAAGAGGTGATATTTACCAAGCCAATTTAAGTCTCCGATTTTCGGGTCCGTTTAAAGGAGACACGGTCGATTATTATCGAAGGCTTTCACTCAACAACCCCTCTCCCTATTCTTGTTTGATCAAGTGGGGAGGGGCGTGTATGGTCAGCGCTTCACCTGAACTTTTGGTTCGAGTCCAAGGAAGAAAAGTGGCGGTTCGGCCCATAGCGGGGACTCGTCCTCGTTCAAAAAATCCGCGATTGGACAAACGACGGCGGGGACAATTGTTGTTGTCTCCCAAGGAAAGGGCCGAACATGTCATGTTGGTTGATTTGGAGCGCAATGACTTGGGACGTGTTTGCGTGCCAGGTAGCGTGGAAGTTAAGGATCAATATCAAGTGGAGAAATATTCTCACGTGATGCACATCGTCTCTCAAGTGGAGGGACGGTTGGCCAGAGGGCGGTCTTCCGTCGATGCGCTGCAGGCTGTTTTTCCAGGTGGTACCGTGACGGGATGTCCCAAGATTAAAGCGGTCGAATTAATTGAGGACATTGAGGGGGTGGCGCGGGGGCCGTTTTATGGAAGCGCTGGATTCTTTTTCAACAATGGAGACGCTGTATTCAATATCTTGATTCGAACAGCGTTGATCCAAAACAAAAAAATTTATGTCCAAGCGGGTGCCGGCATTGTGGCGGATTCACATCCAAAACGAGAGTATCGTGAAATCATGGCCAAGGCCGCGGCGCTCCTGGAAGCAATAAAAACATAA
- the mtnP gene encoding S-methyl-5'-thioadenosine phosphorylase, which translates to MLRKKWRPVRVAVIGGSGIYQIEGLKVLRTFFPSTPFGKPSDPITIGLYQDVLCAFLPRHGKGHRYLPSEIPQRANFFALKMLGVEQVVAISACGSLKQDLAPREFVVPDQIVDRTKGRESTFFGKGIVAHISFAHPFSKNLSKALVESIRALKLPVHDKGSYLCMEGPAFSTQAESHLHQKLNCDVVGMTAIPEAKLAREAEMSYALLAMVTDYDCWKEDEHVSVEMVIGHLMANAENAKKILAHLLPRLKEIPNDAAGALKHAIFTQPDYIKPALKRRLAPLIGKYV; encoded by the coding sequence GTGTTGAGAAAGAAGTGGCGGCCGGTTCGTGTGGCGGTGATTGGCGGCAGCGGCATTTACCAGATTGAGGGATTAAAGGTGTTGCGTACTTTTTTCCCCTCCACTCCGTTTGGGAAGCCATCGGATCCCATCACGATTGGTCTTTATCAGGACGTGCTGTGCGCTTTTCTGCCGCGGCACGGAAAAGGCCATCGATATCTTCCTTCGGAAATCCCTCAACGGGCCAATTTTTTTGCATTGAAGATGCTGGGAGTTGAACAGGTGGTTGCCATCTCGGCATGCGGTTCTCTTAAGCAAGATTTGGCTCCTCGAGAATTTGTGGTTCCAGACCAAATTGTGGACCGAACCAAGGGAAGGGAATCCACCTTCTTCGGAAAAGGAATTGTGGCGCATATTTCATTTGCCCATCCTTTTTCTAAAAATTTATCCAAGGCCTTGGTTGAATCTATTCGGGCCTTGAAATTACCCGTTCATGACAAAGGTTCTTACCTGTGCATGGAGGGTCCGGCCTTTTCCACGCAAGCGGAGTCTCATCTTCATCAGAAATTAAATTGCGACGTGGTTGGCATGACGGCCATCCCCGAGGCCAAGTTGGCCCGTGAGGCCGAGATGAGTTATGCGCTGCTCGCCATGGTGACGGATTATGACTGTTGGAAGGAAGATGAACATGTTTCTGTTGAAATGGTCATTGGCCACTTGATGGCCAACGCTGAAAACGCAAAAAAAATTCTGGCCCACCTGCTCCCTCGGCTTAAAGAGATTCCCAATGATGCCGCCGGTGCGCTCAAACATGCCATTTTTACCCAACCGGATTACATAAAACCCGCTTTGAAAAGGCGGTTGGCTCCCCTGATTGGAAAGTATGTTTAA
- the pleC gene encoding Non-motile and phage-resistance protein, which yields MKKMMDMIGKKWRGNAVADVLSAFMQAWEMQGPDEISISSGTLDVVRAYLGDRACCIWKKQGDGILKICERGMMDLFFSEKDPEHQVALKRAMVTGSSEFDLCRLTPMVEDIHMRFDGLLHIPIKSREDVMGLFSLAVTKKESRDREFVQPLESLGRLVAIALNYSRDQEENLSRERRLKAEVEATTHELSETNERLIARVRELKTLYAELQKRVEELTNANRAKDEFLSIVSHELRTPLTSLSGFLSVLLDEEAGPISEQQRKFLGIAKQSATRLNLIISDLLDVSRIESGRLNLEMGECSLHDILVTSHEGLKAAAANKSIQLRLHSLPTLPKIWGDPSRLQQVVDNIVSNAIKFTDRGGEIDISGEEKGDFLLISIRDTGPGLAPQEQEKVFDMFYQADASTRRSAGGAGLGLAIARGIVNMHGGQIMVQSEKGKGATFSFLIPRKREQKKAA from the coding sequence ATGAAGAAGATGATGGACATGATTGGGAAAAAATGGCGAGGGAATGCGGTGGCAGATGTGCTGTCAGCGTTCATGCAGGCCTGGGAAATGCAAGGTCCCGATGAAATTTCGATATCTTCAGGAACGTTGGATGTGGTTCGGGCCTATTTGGGAGATCGGGCTTGTTGTATATGGAAAAAACAAGGTGATGGAATCCTGAAAATTTGTGAACGCGGGATGATGGATCTTTTCTTCTCTGAAAAAGATCCTGAACATCAAGTGGCTCTCAAACGTGCAATGGTGACGGGTTCTTCTGAATTTGATCTGTGTCGTCTGACCCCCATGGTAGAGGATATTCATATGCGGTTCGATGGGCTGTTGCATATCCCCATCAAGAGCAGAGAGGACGTGATGGGCTTATTTTCATTGGCGGTGACCAAAAAAGAATCTCGCGATAGAGAATTTGTCCAGCCCTTGGAATCGTTGGGGCGATTGGTGGCCATCGCCTTAAATTACAGTCGGGATCAAGAGGAGAACCTCAGCCGGGAACGCCGATTGAAAGCGGAAGTCGAGGCCACGACGCATGAATTGAGCGAGACCAACGAACGCCTTATTGCACGAGTCCGGGAACTCAAGACACTTTATGCCGAACTTCAAAAAAGGGTCGAGGAGCTCACCAATGCCAATCGCGCCAAAGACGAATTTCTTTCTATCGTGAGTCATGAACTGCGAACCCCATTAACGTCTCTCAGTGGGTTTTTAAGTGTTCTTCTTGATGAAGAAGCGGGACCCATCAGCGAACAACAAAGAAAATTTTTGGGGATCGCCAAACAATCAGCCACCCGCTTGAACCTCATCATTTCAGATTTGTTGGATGTTTCCCGCATCGAATCAGGACGGCTTAATCTGGAAATGGGGGAATGTTCACTCCATGATATTCTGGTCACCAGCCATGAAGGACTCAAAGCCGCCGCCGCCAATAAATCCATCCAGCTCCGGCTCCATTCATTGCCCACTTTGCCCAAAATCTGGGGGGATCCCAGCCGCCTTCAGCAAGTGGTGGACAATATCGTCTCAAACGCCATCAAATTTACGGATCGGGGTGGAGAAATTGATATTTCCGGTGAAGAAAAAGGAGACTTTTTGTTGATTTCCATTCGCGATACTGGCCCTGGTCTGGCACCCCAAGAGCAAGAAAAGGTTTTTGATATGTTTTATCAGGCCGATGCCTCGACCCGTCGGTCCGCCGGCGGGGCCGGGTTGGGGCTCGCGATCGCGCGAGGAATTGTCAACATGCACGGTGGTCAAATCATGGTGCAAAGCGAAAAAGGAAAAGGGGCCACCTTTTCATTCCTTATCCCCAGAAAACGCGAACAGAAAAAAGCCGCGTAA